A region of Lagenorhynchus albirostris chromosome 20, mLagAlb1.1, whole genome shotgun sequence DNA encodes the following proteins:
- the LOC132512063 gene encoding cytochrome c oxidase assembly factor 3 homolog, mitochondrial: MAAPGAGDPLDAKSGKGPLAQRIDPTRDKLTPAQLHFMRQVQLAQWQKMLPQRRTRNIVTGLSIGALVLAIYGYTLYSVSQERFLDELEDEAKAARARAQERASGH; encoded by the exons ATGGCGGCGCCGGGAGCTGGAGACCCTCTGGATGCTAAGAGCGGAAAGGGCCCCCTGGCTCAGCGCATCGACCCGACGCGGGACAAACTGACTCCTGCGCAACTACATTTCATGCGGCAGGTGCAGCTCGCCCAGTGGCAGAAGATGCTGCCACAGCGGCGGACCCGGAACATCGTGACCGGCCTGAGCATTGGGGCCCTGGTGTTAGCAATTT ATGGTTACACCTTATACTCGGTGTCCCAGGAGCGTTTCCTGGATGAGCTAGAAGATGAGGCCAAAGCTGCTCGAGCCCGAGCTCAGGAAAGGGCATCAGGACACTGA